In the Bombus fervidus isolate BK054 chromosome 13, iyBomFerv1, whole genome shotgun sequence genome, gtttaaaatatttctagatCCGAAATTTCTTAAGATTCCTACGTTTCTTGATATTTCCAAACGCTGTTCCTttcgagaataaaagaatttctatatttatttataattaaaatatcacagGCAAGTGGCGTGTCAGTTAATGGCTGGAGAGCTGGTTCAACCAGAACAATTCGAGTGCGTGACGATTTATTTCAGTGACATAGTTGGCTTCACAGCTCTCTGTGCACAAAGTACGCCAATGGAAGTGGTGGATTTTTTAAACGACCTCTACAGTACTTTCGATCGCATCATCGAATTCTACGATGTTTATAAGGTACTTCGATGTCAATTAAACTAAATATCAACTAAAACTAAGTCCAAAGCTGTTGCTCAACTACggatatttatgaatttacgaaaaatttaaaaatgataaacgTGTAAAACATCCAAAGTAAAGTACTcgctatatttaaattttattttcttagttATATCCATAACAATatgataatatgaaaaattttaattaaatatggattaaaatccattttattcaatttatttattcaatttatcttCATAAATATCCGTAACTTATTGCAGTTATTACAATTTTGAATAAGATGCTCGCATCGCTactaacatataatataattaaactaaGGTGGAAACAATAGGAGATGCATACATGGTAGTGTCTGGCTTGCCAGAAAGAAACGGCAATGAACACGTGAGAGAAATTGCCCTAATGGCTCTAGCGATTCTCGATTCTGTACGTTCCTTCACTATAATGCATAAACAGAATGCACAACTCAGTGTTAGAATTGGTGTACACAGTGGACCTGTTTGCGCGGGTGTAGTTGGTCAAAAGATGCCACATTATTGTCTTTTTGGTGATACGGTAAATACTGCGTCAAGGATGGAGTCTTCTGGACTACGTAAGTCATTTTAAATCATTTCCGGAAAACCTCGTGATATtagtatttctatataatgatataccagtaaattttaattctaattccaagtttatttaaaaaaaaaaaagaaaactctttGGATCATTTTGGATCACTGATATTTCCTTTCATTCCGATCCTTTTCTTAAATATGTTTGATATAGCGCTACGCATACACATTTCTGAAGCAACAAAATGTATATTGGATAAGTTTGGGACATTCGATTTGGAGCTCAGAGGTGAAGTGGAATTAAAAGGGAAGGGGCGAGTAACTTCTTATTGGTTAAGGGGCTGCTCCGAACCAGATCTAAGGCCACCAACACCGAAATACCGGAAACACAGCGTTAGTACGCCGGACAATAATTTAAATCCTCTAATCTTCCCGCCTAATAATACAAATGGTGCAAAAGCCAACAACAAtactttcattaatttatcCGAATTACAGCAGACCGTGTAATCTTCGTAAATTTAAAGGTAAAGTGTAAAAAGAATCAATGTTCCATGGTAAATGTTCTtacgatttaaaattaaagcTAGGActcgtaattataataaatttattttattttttcctattACAATACGTCGATTCGGGATGTTTGTATcgataacatttaatttatacgtAAGTAGAAGAATCTATAATAGACTTTTGTCGTCAGGCGTGTATATTGAGTTGTTCATTTCCATCGATACGACTGTtcgaaaaattgtaatatcttttttattctgtttGTGAAACAGTTCTACTTGCCAATATCGGCGCAATTTAACACACTTGTCTAACAACAATGATCTACGTAAAGCTCCGGTACATTGGAAGAGTCAacagaaaaaataagaatttcctAAAAGAAATGGGAAAACACactttattttttctacttCCACTGTGTCAAACTATTCGCGGTTTCAACGTACTGTAACTTCTTTCTGAATGTTTCTCGCTGAATAGACTACAGTAGAATTACcatctttatctttattatcGTTTCCGTTAAACACTACTAGTAATCGGTTACAAACCTCTGTATTTTGTATTAGtgtgaaacagaaaaaaaatgtaatatcaaatgtttttttttttcttttgaacttcctaataaaagatatatcatGTAGATGTATGCATTGTTTTCTTACCTGAAACAAGCAGCTCTCATAGCAAGAAGTCTATTACAATCTGCCTTATCAGGTAAAAATCAGGAATTCGTGTATTCTTAATTGTACTTTCATGTCAAAACTATAGTACATTCAAGAgcatatttaacaaattaactAAAAAAACAATCGTTGGTTATTACTATTAcagttacaattattatttggGGATCCCTGTGCATCCCGCTGCTTAGGCTGACTTACTTTCGTTCATGCAAGGAGGTTTGCTCACGTGCAGGGATATTTTgaccaatttttaattatcaataaCTAAAACACAAAACCGAAAACGCTGTAATAGTAAacgattaatttctctttcttaggCAACCTATAATTAGTTTCATTATTGCGCGATTTTGTCATTCTCATACCTGTCCATTTTGGGTAGAAAAGTAGATATAAGCTTTTCCGTAGAACCGTACAAATAAATAGGTTCTTATCTATGCTAGTGTACAAATAAACGCGGCAGATCCTTCGTTTTATAGGTTCTTGTATATGCTAACGTCAATTAAACTCGGCACTTGGCCGCATGGTGCAGCACTATCAGTCCAGAAACAACCAATTTCCATAAGCGTGAGCAGTGTCATTTTCTCTCCGTTAAGGCATGTGTGTACATGTGGGTAGCGGTAACATGTTTAGTTCTAAAGAGAAGCTTATCGAATAAAATCTTTAACAACATTGTTATTGAACAACGACGtcttattttaatttgcaaTAACATACTGTATCCTGATTTTAAAGCTTTATATTCATTGGATAATCTAACACGTCTTTCTTTTAACAGGGTAAGTTATGAATTCATGATTATACTGTATATTCATAAATGTATATGtgcttataatatttaaagaaatacacTTTGTTTAAAAAACGACGTTAATTATGATCGTAATGAGATTAAACAAATCTGCAGATGATCTTGATGATGGTTTTACGTTAACAATTGTAAATAACAAAGTCCCAGCAAATGAtgagaaaattcaattaaagatACACAAAGAGGATCAAATGATCAAGAAACTATAAATACCCAGATcttttaaaaatggaaaaggtCATGGAAAATGTAAGGAAGGAATCGTCTTACAACTATAAAGTAccataaaattttgaagagttacaagaatatttgcaaaattataaTGCTGATTACCAATCGATTATCGTAGATCgtataattaaatgtaatcaTTTGTACAACATCATGTTGTAGGAAATGATGTTGGAAGCATAGTTAAAGGTTTCCAAATTATCGATAGGTAATATATAACTTTCTAATAAAATCTATTTACTtgtattatatctatattatgtTACACGTATTTATTTCAGATTGTCTCCTTTCTTATACGATCTTGCTTGTCTAAATCCACAGAATGCCACATCTGTTATACGAGGAATAATCAAAGAAAAGCACGACGACtttgagaaaaataagaagGAACACCCTGGCCTAGATACAGTAtgtttaacgtgtaattatattagaaatatattttcaacggtattaattataatcttcTAATAAAGATCTTTTTTTCAgcttatttttttcaaattagttTCTTTGATATTTCCAACGTCTGATTTCAGATATCCTGTAACTACTGCCTGTGCAATATTTATGTCTGAAATACTATTTAGATgtcgtattaaaaataaaatagatatttcaAAGGGTGTTTTTATATGTACTCTTATATTAGAGGTAATTGTTACTACCgctgttatatttttatactcgaACATATTATGTGGAAATGCAATAcgctatattaataatattccatTCACAGTATACGGTATTAAGCGAACGATTTGCTCCATGTGTGATAAATTTCTTATACGCGATAATTTACGTATCCAGTCCTAAACATCTAATTCAAGATATAAAAACGATACCAACATTTAAAAGAATCAAACACTCAGGAAATTCGTTAATACTAGATGAAGATTAATCTAAGTTAGATGTTAATCCAAGTAGTAGTTATGTGAAAGTGTCCGATCCGATAGACGGGCCCTTAGAGGATGATTTCAAAATAAGAACATTATTAATAGCTGTAAATTTATTGggagaatttaaaaatcatcTAGGAGAACTGGAAGCTGTGTATTCGATATTCGAaccaattttaaaattgcttaaATCGAATTCTTTTGATAAATATCCACCAAACGTGAAGAAACATATTATGCAATTACAAAAAGATTTGGaagaactaaagaataaaaaattaaaattgaaatttttgagAAACCAAAACCACTAAGACTATATGAGCCGCGAATTGAAGTAGtgtatgtaaaaattaaatttacaatttctaaccacatcgttttataaattaaagaatgttattaagttttgtatattttttacagatATGACGGTAAGAAACATAAGGCTATGTCCAAGAAGAAAGCTGAAAGAGAAAAGTTGTTATACAAGCATaaataagaaacgaaaggCGCTATACGTGAAATACGAAGAGACAGAGCTTTCTTAACGAAACtacaaataaaagaacagATTAAGAGCAACGAAGAACGTAAACGCAAGGTAAAAGAAATCTTTGGAGAAGCTTCAGTGCAACAGAgtgaattaaagaaattaaaacggaagaaatatTAGTAAGAGAATAAACAGCGCATTCTAGAGTCTGTATATATTATCTGTCTTAGACAATATTGCTATTTTGAATGATTTTGTGTAAGATTATATTAACGACGACTTCGGATATAACGAATCGTAATCGCTATATTAGCGTTTCTTAAGattcttataattttattaattataataaatgtaaataagcaTTTTCATAAGAAAATCTTTTAACGCATTtcgtttatgaaaataatactgTAATTGTATTATACGGAGATAATTCACAACACAAAATACAGATTCaaacacaaaataaaattctctcaTCCAAGGCTTAGTTTTCAAGAAAAGCGAATTcgaaaatttgtcaagtataCTTGAATGTGGCTAATTACTGACTGGAATAAACAGTCAGAAAAAGGTTATTCTgcgaaaataaatagaaagtgtgatataaaattttccaattaatttttcctcttaattttcgagaaaatcttTTTCGAAGTTTGTTAGTGTGTTTAGTTAAAAATTGTCCTAGTGtacttgtataataaattgttttcaaatttatttttctcagaaACAAACAATCTtgtgaataaattttgttctacATTTCTGACTTATTttcatatgtaaaataatctgattatttatttctatctaGTCTGGAATTAgcaatattcaaatatacttGACAAATTCCCAAACTCGATTTTCGCAAAAACAAAGTGTTAtacgaaaaaattttattttatattttcttactttttcatAAGGAATCACCTTACGTCCGCttgtattatatgtacatatttttcgaCAACACGCTGTATAAACTGATAgcattttaagaataaaatgtatataaacattatatatatatatatatatataataagtgGTTTTTAGAGATATATTTCTTACTATTTATACtgtacttttttaattaagatattGTTATTCTAAAGTGATTAAAATGAATCAAATAACCAGCTTTTTTGCGAAAACTTGTGAAATGAATTATATGCatttaaaattgtatcttTTTTCATCATATATTCTGGTAAAACTAAGcaagttttaaaattattgtatatattattacatggAATTTGAATACGCTTAAACTGAAATTCATCACTATCTGTAATTTTGCTAACAGGTactgatttcttttttaaataaacgaacgaatgCCATTTATCGAagtattcttttaaaatttcaaaattctgaAATGACCTCATTactgcattttttaattgtaaatcaCGTTGACAATCGATATTATAAAgggaatttcttaaaatttctttaagtCCTTCTCGTAACAAGAGCtgtttatgtaatttcattGCCACTTTCACATCATCGTTCATTTTCACTTTTTGTGCAATATACTGTTCCCAAAGCAGAAAGTACTTTCTCAAAATTTTATGTTCCATCATGGAAATAGcaagaaattcttttttacgtATATAGAGAACATCTTGTAACTTGGAGTgccaatgtaaaataaatcttttcaaTAGGAAACCAATGGCAATCTCGTTTAATTCTTGTTTACGAACCATTTTTATCTTGTACTGCCGGGAAAATTCTATCCAATTGAAAAAGTATTTACGAGTTACATGCAATTCCCAAAATTGAATCGCTTGATATAACTTTTGTTTCTCTTGTATAACACTGTAAAGCGCGTTTCTCCATTTttctatgtaaatatattgcaATCGTCGCATAATTTCCTTACTTTTATCGCTTAAATAAGATAATctaattcttttctcttttctataAGCAGcataattataaaacttcTTTAAAGTTTTAATTGTCAACTTTTTCTCATAAAAATTGCCCGCTGtaaatatctttcttcttttgcattttttttgaattatatataaacgCCAATTATTGAACATTATActcttttttctgttttcaaatatgtttctaatttcacgattttttattgaattttgtagACTCGTATTATACCAATCTTGCCATGCAAAGAATGTCTTTTGTACAAGTTTGAAGTTGTAAaacatttcgatattttcattcaCTGTCTTCTCCATGATGGATTCATTTACACACTatatggaaaaaataaaatttaacaagaACAATGGTAAATGCAATTCATGGATCAATTAAAAATCCTACCGAtataaaatgttcaaaatatcgttttaacaattttgttctattgtatACCGAAACACGTTCTTCTACATTTAACTTTTTTAGTTTGTATTCATGATATATTTTCCAAgcatcaaaatattttattaacaatttacttttataatgCATAATTGCATGTgctattttacttttttgtaatataaattcacAACTATTAATCCAAATTCCTATGAAAGTTTGTAAAACTTTCTTTGCATAAAATTTACGTGCCTAAATAgaaagttatttataaattaggaCACAATTACACGAGTCAagtgttaattattaaattaacattaccttatcaattttatcttttataatttttttctccttttgtaACGCTACATATAATTTCCAATTTGTAATACAGTTTTTCAAACAATATATATCATAGAAAGCAACAGATTTTTCTAATAAGGCTCTTTTCTTATCTGTCATTGAAACACAATTAttccaatatttaaaatagtttcTTAATAAAGATTTAGAATAATGTGTCTCTGCTTTTTTATAATTGACAGAAACTATAGGGTCATTAGTGCACTTATCcataaatgaaacaatatttttccattttaataatacattttttgatAACGCATTCAAAACCTTcttctgtaattttttatgataaaaataatctgCTTTATATTTAGCTCTTCTTGTATGTAATTTGTGTATAACATAGATCTTCCAGTATCCAAAAACATTTCTTAATATCACtttatcattaaaattatcatGCGATTTCTGAGTAAAACTAAATAAAGACAATCAATTTTATActgttatattattaagttgaTTTTTGATATCTTACTTTAGAAATTGTTGAATAttagtatttatatttgacaTTTCAGTCTTATGTATTGTATTTTGCATAATCTTAAATATATTACCATATTTAATTGTAGGATTTTGTGACAGAGTGCTTTTAAACCAATAATGTAGTGATTTCAATTCTAAATTAtgcatataattattataaactatctttttcattattatatcaGTATTTCATTAACGTTCTTGTTATTATACAAGTTTTTTTTGTAATGCTAACTTCATTACATTAGTAAACTGAAGTATCaccaatattaaaattatgaaagtGCTTCATTGTTTTCAGTGTACCATTTTAATTGacagaagaaacaaattttttaaaatattaaagtacatttttatacaatacatataataatacttatCATCACAGTTTGCAAAATTCAATTCTCTCTGCTTctgtaaatattaaacttgTAGACATTAAACTTTTAGAtcctaaaataaatattaaaaatcaaaggagaagaaaaagattaaaaaagaattaagaaatatgattaataaaatttaacaagCTAAATGAATCAATTCTGAATCTTGGAacaatataatgaaaaagtaACTGAGGAACTCTTGTCATCCacgaaaaatttcaatgttgatcaaatatttatttcaataaaataaaacgtattGTATTCGTCGTAGCATTTATAatgaatttgatattttttattggtaAAATTCATTGTGTTTGTGAAGCAATGCAACAGGATTTGcatataatattcaataatataaCCTTAGTAAGTATATTGACAGATAGATATGTACTTTACCTGTTAAGAATGCATGgctcataattatatatatttttcttattttatctttactaCTTCTTTTTCATCATTATTGACACCactcttttatttaataatatgaataaGATATGGCTGAAAACATCCTGaaagcaatattatatagttgtGAAAGTGCTAATAAGAATCTAGAAAATTCAAAGGAATATAAAAAACTACTAGAAGAGAATAAATTCCTACCATCTAACGATATATTCAATGCACTATGTTTATCTTTAACAAAACTATTGACATATAAGGTATCAAAGGAGGCATATCAACGTTATACTGTGAGACTTCATGTAATCGTGGGTATCTTGTATGTAAAAGTATATGCAAAAagtttattgtattatttcataatttattgttatttcagGAAGTTCTACGAGAATGGTGTAGAATCAATGACGACcttcaaaatttcaaagtacTCAGAGATGAAAAGCAAAGCTTAACATTACTAAAAAGCTtgttgaagaaatatttaacagaCGATACCTTAGACAGCTGTGACTCGAGCGATAATCTATTATCCTTAATCAGTGCTTTAATATGCCTAGCATCCACAGATTCATACTATAAGTGTTACATAGAAAAGTCGATACTAAAACTAACAGAATTAGAAACCTGCGACGAAAGTGAATATTTGTTATGTTATGCTGTACAAGAAAATTCCAATTTAGACCTCAAACTTTCAACCATAGAAACGATATATGAGTCACAGAAATGCAAATTAATAGAGCAAccgttattaaataatttcatatcatCGTGTattgatttaaataaagatGACAATATAGATGATTTagagaatataaatttgatggatcaattattcaaatttgcCACTGAATCTTCATATATCTTCTTACTAATATGTGCATTCCTAAAGGAATTATTAGTACAGTTAGATCATGCTCCTGCAGTTGTGAATTTTATACAATCAATTTTAAAAAGCATTAAGAAACACtgtgaaaaacaaaataaagatattgtAGACCTTTACCCAAGAAACATGCAATCCCTTGTAATTTTACTACAAATAGAACCTACGCATCACACAGAAGATTCtaaaaatggaacattaaGGATGCTAGAGGATATTTATATGGAAGATGAAGATACTGTAATAACTCTATTGTCACATTACCCACTGTGGTTAAAGTTATTTGGACAACTGTTGAGTCCAAGTGACGAGTTGATGTGCTCATATAACGAGGAATTGAATCGtttatagtaataaattatgataaatatcGAATTGTACAGATcggtttttttaatttgttttaagcAATGACaaatgtatttatgtatttataatataagacaataaaagaaaatcgagATTTGAAAGTTGTAGTATCAAAAGAAAGTACCTTTATTAAATCACTGTCTAGCtgcataatataaatttaatagtttCGAACAGAATGTAATAATTAACTTAAATAGTTCGCATACAACAGGtggtttttattttgtatgttTGTTGTAGTACGCGAATCTCAAGTCATATCCAATCATTAATCAGACGTCTTTATCACAAAACTTATCGTCTCGTGTTAAAACAAGCAAAGTATTTAACGATACCGATCCATCTCTACTTAAACaattgagaaaaaaagaacagaaacTCAGACCAGGTTATTCAATACTTCTTTTCTCTGCTCAACAACATTTACGTAGGGTTCCCTCGTTTCCAAGTTGTGGAAAGAATGGTGCATTATGCAATTTCGATAGATTGATATTAAGAATAAGAATTACCGTTTCCCGAACATGTTAACGAATACGCATATAAATGTTTCCCCtacttcaattttttcaaagttttaaaaacaaagaaacttTTAACAACGCGATATAATCACGTCAACTTGAGAGAAATGAACTAAAATTGTGTGGAGaaggtaattaaattaactttaaatttggaaaatggcgccgaaaattcaaattacaatttatcaatatatattcttgtaacgattgataaaatttgcatGCAGAAAGTTTTCGacaacgatagaaaaattagaagatagaaaacattaaaaaatttagtaataaaaatttagca is a window encoding:
- the LOC139993569 gene encoding uncharacterized protein isoform X2; translation: MAENILKAILYSCESANKNLENSKEYKKLLEENKFLPSNDIFNALCLSLTKLLTYKVSKEAYQRYTVRLHVIEVLREWCRINDDLQNFKVLRDEKQSLTLLKSLLKKYLTDDTLDSCDSSDNLLSLISALICLASTDSYYKCYIEKSILKLTELETCDESEYLLCYAVQENSNLDLKLSTIETIYESQKCKLIEQPLLNNFISSCIDLNKDDNIDDLENINLMDQLFKFATESSYIFLLICAFLKELLVQLDHAPAVVNFIQSILKSIKKHCEKQNKDIVDLYPRNMQSLVILLQIEPTHHTEDSKNGTLRMLEDIYMEDEDTVITLLSHYPLWLKLFGQLLSPSDELMCSYNEELNRL
- the LOC139993569 gene encoding uncharacterized protein isoform X1, whose product is MMDSFTHYMEKIKFNKNNDMAENILKAILYSCESANKNLENSKEYKKLLEENKFLPSNDIFNALCLSLTKLLTYKVSKEAYQRYTVRLHVIEVLREWCRINDDLQNFKVLRDEKQSLTLLKSLLKKYLTDDTLDSCDSSDNLLSLISALICLASTDSYYKCYIEKSILKLTELETCDESEYLLCYAVQENSNLDLKLSTIETIYESQKCKLIEQPLLNNFISSCIDLNKDDNIDDLENINLMDQLFKFATESSYIFLLICAFLKELLVQLDHAPAVVNFIQSILKSIKKHCEKQNKDIVDLYPRNMQSLVILLQIEPTHHTEDSKNGTLRMLEDIYMEDEDTVITLLSHYPLWLKLFGQLLSPSDELMCSYNEELNRL
- the LOC139993565 gene encoding uncharacterized protein isoform X2, which encodes MDKCTNDPIVSVNYKKAETHYSKSLLRNYFKYWNNCVSMTDKKRALLEKSVAFYDIYCLKNCITNWKLYVALQKEKKIIKDKIDKCVNESIMEKTVNENIEMFYNFKLVQKTFFAWQDWYNTSLQNSIKNREIRNIFENRKKSIMFNNWRLYIIQKKCKRRKIFTAGNFYEKKLTIKTLKKFYNYAAYRKEKRIRLSYLSDKSKEIMRRLQYIYIEKWRNALYSVIQEKQKLYQAIQFWELHVTRKYFFNWIEFSRQYKIKMVRKQELNEIAIGFLLKRFILHWHSKLQDVLYIRKKEFLAISMMEHKILRKYFLLWEQYIAQKVKMNDDVKVAMKLHKQLLLREGLKEILRNSLYNIDCQRDLQLKNAVMRSFQNFEILKEYFDKWHSFVYLKKKSVPVSKITDSDEFQFKRIQIPCNNIYNNFKTCLVLPEYMMKKDTILNAYNSFHKFSQKSWLFDSF
- the LOC139993565 gene encoding uncharacterized protein isoform X1 yields the protein MDKCTNDPIVSVNYKKAETHYSKSLLRNYFKYWNNCVSMTDKKRALLEKSVAFYDIYCLKNCITNWKLYVALQKEKKIIKDKIDKARKFYAKKVLQTFIGIWINSCEFILQKSKIAHAIMHYKSKLLIKYFDAWKIYHEYKLKKLNVEERVSCVNESIMEKTVNENIEMFYNFKLVQKTFFAWQDWYNTSLQNSIKNREIRNIFENRKKSIMFNNWRLYIIQKKCKRRKIFTAGNFYEKKLTIKTLKKFYNYAAYRKEKRIRLSYLSDKSKEIMRRLQYIYIEKWRNALYSVIQEKQKLYQAIQFWELHVTRKYFFNWIEFSRQYKIKMVRKQELNEIAIGFLLKRFILHWHSKLQDVLYIRKKEFLAISMMEHKILRKYFLLWEQYIAQKVKMNDDVKVAMKLHKQLLLREGLKEILRNSLYNIDCQRDLQLKNAVMRSFQNFEILKEYFDKWHSFVYLKKKSVPVSKITDSDEFQFKRIQIPCNNIYNNFKTCLVLPEYMMKKDTILNAYNSFHKFSQKSWLFDSF